The following is a genomic window from Paenibacillus thiaminolyticus.
TCTGTTTTTGAATTCATCTGTAAATGTACGTCTTTTCCTTGGCATAGTAGATCCGCTCCTTGGTCTGATGTGTTCATTCTACTAGCCCATATTTTTTCTGTCCAATTAAGTATAGCCGATCCAGACTAATAAAATTAAAGCAAAGGAAGAATTCCACAGTGCTTTTAGAAAATTATTATACTGAAAATTATAAAAGCTTTGATGAATGGTTTGAACTGATTAGAAAAGGGGAATTTGTATATCCACAGCTAAGGATACCTTACGAAGAGTGGCTTGAAGAATATATTGACAACATAAAGACAAAAACAATACACGAAGTAAAAGAACTTTTAAGATGCTTATTAGTTCCAATACATCGAAAAATTGATGTTGAGGATTATAAACTGTATCGTACCTTGAAGGATTCTGACCCCCTAAAAATTGAAATGAAAGAATTATTATTAAGTATGGACTCAAATGAAATGTACAAAAGAATAGAAAATGGAAACGATGCTTGGGAAGGTTTGACTTGGGTGTTAGAACTATTACCCTTCTCACCTTATCAAGCGGTTGTTGCATTAGAAGGTTATGCCTATTCCCAGCCTAACCTCCCTGATGATAGGATCATAGGACTTAGCCAGTGTGTAAAAATTATCTATGCTAGATTTATTTATCTAAATAAACCGAAAAGAAATCTATTGAAATTACAACCAATTGAATTTGAATGGC
Proteins encoded in this region:
- a CDS encoding restriction endonuclease, with product MLLENYYTENYKSFDEWFELIRKGEFVYPQLRIPYEEWLEEYIDNIKTKTIHEVKELLRCLLVPIHRKIDVEDYKLYRTLKDSDPLKIEMKELLLSMDSNEMYKRIENGNDAWEGLTWVLELLPFSPYQAVVALEGYAYSQPNLPDDRIIGLSQCVKIIYARFIYLNKPKRNLLKLQPIEFEWLIEYLYSKMGYKTQWTSATRDGGKDIIASITRIDGEERVYIECKLYNTTELTNNHVKSFAYTVNNDKINRGVIFCTGYASATLSNIDQRITIINYENIILLLNSHLGSDWDERLETIIKLQKNKLIK